In Bythopirellula goksoeyrii, a single window of DNA contains:
- a CDS encoding TolB-like translocation protein, with the protein MSLLEYTKYLFAGLLSAVCWFAFGSVAQALDNTSPLQLSLENGWQAFELVSQGDDISAISDVGFGSIASSGKYDGLGVFLSGSMLSIHVNHEAVVGAISRVDVQLDALQEALASKIAGGATPFPSTLVTGIGFSYSRIFDKNYHATDAPDPVAMGTAAVSTYGDSNFSRFCSGTAYLPHAFGQDRGFVDPIYITGEETFDEFGQMFALDQLTRTLWEIPDLGTSSWENSALVDTGNSTHIAMVLNADKSDEPLRLYVGEKGVDANLDGSIDLLERNGLRGGTVYYFLPDEGMGTTLPDGQINGAWSTTTTGALTEDKIEDVHTNPADGSQLVFADQNDGVYRMDLNLQFLAGIFNPSTSTTSIYQIDDAGSEAAGIGRPDNVTWSLDGNIYVQEDGDGDDMWQIDPNGSGLKKIAHAFSEPSGIIDVSAQVGYQPGSIFLTSVQGLSNGSSGAQLCVLISPTVSKLIDSADFDLDDDIDGSDLLQWQRNVGATAMGAFATTDANHDGVVDSLDLGVWQAQYDTFESLLAAQIPEPSTLGLLLCMAGVSLPFRKLGN; encoded by the coding sequence ATGTCATTACTTGAGTACACGAAATATTTGTTTGCCGGTCTCTTGTCTGCAGTCTGCTGGTTCGCATTCGGCTCAGTAGCCCAAGCACTTGACAACACAAGTCCACTGCAATTGAGCCTAGAAAATGGTTGGCAGGCTTTTGAATTGGTCTCACAAGGTGACGACATCTCAGCAATCAGCGACGTGGGATTTGGCTCGATAGCTTCGAGTGGGAAGTATGATGGCCTGGGAGTCTTCTTATCAGGAAGCATGCTCTCGATTCATGTCAACCACGAGGCCGTCGTGGGTGCCATTAGCCGTGTTGACGTGCAGCTGGATGCTTTGCAGGAAGCCCTCGCCAGCAAGATTGCCGGCGGCGCAACTCCATTTCCAAGCACTCTCGTAACAGGAATAGGGTTTTCATACTCCAGAATATTTGACAAAAACTACCATGCAACAGACGCTCCGGATCCTGTAGCGATGGGAACCGCCGCCGTCAGCACTTATGGCGATTCAAACTTCTCACGATTCTGCTCTGGCACGGCCTATCTGCCGCATGCGTTTGGTCAAGACCGTGGATTCGTCGATCCGATTTACATCACAGGAGAGGAGACCTTCGATGAATTCGGTCAGATGTTCGCCCTCGATCAACTGACGCGTACACTCTGGGAAATTCCTGACTTAGGGACCTCGAGTTGGGAGAATTCTGCCTTGGTCGATACAGGGAACTCAACTCACATTGCTATGGTCTTGAATGCTGACAAGAGTGACGAACCGCTACGGCTCTATGTTGGCGAAAAGGGAGTAGATGCCAATCTCGATGGTTCAATCGACCTTCTCGAACGCAATGGGTTGCGAGGAGGGACCGTTTACTATTTCTTGCCAGATGAGGGGATGGGCACCACATTACCCGATGGGCAAATTAACGGGGCATGGAGTACTACAACCACCGGCGCTTTGACTGAAGATAAGATCGAAGACGTGCACACGAATCCCGCCGACGGTAGCCAGTTGGTATTTGCTGATCAGAATGATGGTGTGTACCGGATGGATTTGAACTTACAATTCCTAGCAGGCATTTTCAATCCTTCAACTTCGACAACTAGCATCTATCAGATCGACGATGCAGGTTCGGAGGCAGCGGGAATCGGCCGCCCCGACAATGTGACATGGTCTCTCGACGGAAACATCTATGTACAAGAAGATGGTGACGGCGACGACATGTGGCAAATAGATCCTAATGGCTCGGGATTAAAGAAAATCGCTCATGCGTTTTCTGAGCCCTCAGGAATAATCGATGTTTCAGCACAAGTTGGTTACCAACCAGGCAGTATATTTCTGACTTCCGTTCAAGGATTGTCAAATGGCAGCTCAGGTGCCCAGTTGTGTGTGCTGATATCTCCAACTGTCTCCAAGCTGATAGATTCCGCCGATTTCGATCTCGACGACGACATCGATGGCAGCGATCTTCTACAATGGCAACGAAACGTGGGTGCCACAGCCATGGGTGCGTTTGCTACTACCGATGCCAATCATGATGGAGTGGTCGATTCGCTTGACTTGGGAGTTTGGCAGGCGCAGTATGACACATTTGAGAGTCTACTTGCTGCTCAGATACCTGAACCGTCAACCCTAGGCTTGTTACTGTGTATGGCAGGGGTGTCGCTGCCATTCAGGAAACTAGGAAACTAG
- a CDS encoding PP2C family protein-serine/threonine phosphatase, whose amino-acid sequence MPPQTMDAPYFTFLADPDHLETCQVAGGVAVVASRTAPEKTTPNEDCASVIPVGDDQAVLLVADGMGGHASGEIASRLAIQKIEESLLEKTEESEGPLDAEQLRASIITGIERANQAIMEIATGAGTTLCVAEIQGDTVRVYHIGDSVIMLVGQRGKMKFQTLAHSPIGYAVEAGMLEEADAIHHEERHLISNFLGSPEMRIEIGPPRKMSLRDTLILSSDGLLDNLLTDEIVERCRKGPLPAAVERLVADARHRMEIGPTGDHPSKPDDLTVVAFRRSG is encoded by the coding sequence GTGCCGCCCCAAACTATGGATGCACCCTATTTCACTTTTCTAGCGGACCCAGACCACTTGGAGACTTGCCAAGTCGCCGGGGGGGTGGCAGTGGTAGCCTCGCGCACTGCCCCAGAGAAGACGACACCCAACGAGGACTGCGCCTCAGTGATTCCAGTTGGTGACGATCAGGCCGTATTGCTTGTCGCTGACGGAATGGGAGGACACGCTTCAGGGGAAATTGCTTCGCGATTGGCAATCCAGAAGATAGAAGAATCGCTTCTCGAAAAGACCGAGGAAAGCGAAGGACCACTCGACGCCGAACAACTTCGGGCTTCAATCATCACAGGCATTGAACGCGCGAATCAGGCGATCATGGAAATAGCTACTGGGGCCGGTACCACCCTATGTGTCGCCGAAATCCAAGGCGACACGGTCCGAGTCTATCACATCGGAGACTCCGTGATCATGCTGGTCGGACAGCGGGGGAAGATGAAGTTTCAGACCCTAGCGCACTCACCAATTGGCTACGCCGTCGAAGCAGGAATGCTTGAAGAGGCTGACGCGATCCATCACGAAGAGCGTCATCTGATTTCCAATTTTCTCGGATCGCCCGAGATGCGTATCGAGATCGGTCCACCTCGTAAAATGTCATTGCGTGATACATTGATCCTTTCTTCCGATGGCTTGCTTGACAATCTGCTGACCGATGAGATCGTTGAGCGTTGCCGCAAGGGTCCCTTGCCTGCAGCCGTGGAACGACTTGTGGCCGATGCGCGCCATCGCATGGAGATTGGTCCTACCGGAGATCATCCCTCGAAACCGGACGACCTTACAGTGGTTGCTTTTCGTCGCAGTGGTTGA
- a CDS encoding protein kinase domain-containing protein, translating into MPSRPSKSQSISSFKLPPGRILAGKYEIISPLGRGWEGEVYKLRELETDIERAGKFFFPQRNLNGRTSRIYARKLNKLRHLPILIQYHTSESFIFKGQKVTFLVSELVEGELLSKFLARQPGKRLSVFQGLHLLHALSLGMEGVHNAREYHGDLHMGNVIIRRQGIGFNIKLLDFYDYGTARAHDLHDDVCDLIRIFYDAIGGKQWYSKHPPEVKAICRGLKRSLILRKFRTAGQLRQYLDTMTWS; encoded by the coding sequence ATGCCCAGTCGGCCATCGAAATCGCAATCGATCTCATCGTTTAAGCTTCCACCGGGAAGAATCCTGGCTGGCAAATACGAGATCATCTCCCCCTTAGGGCGTGGCTGGGAAGGGGAAGTTTATAAGCTCCGCGAACTTGAAACGGACATCGAGCGCGCCGGCAAGTTTTTCTTCCCCCAGCGCAATCTCAATGGACGTACCTCGCGTATTTATGCGCGCAAACTAAACAAGCTTCGCCATTTGCCAATTTTGATCCAGTACCACACGAGTGAGTCTTTCATATTCAAGGGCCAAAAGGTAACGTTTCTGGTCTCTGAATTGGTTGAGGGAGAGTTGTTGAGCAAGTTCCTAGCCCGGCAACCTGGTAAACGCCTGAGTGTATTTCAGGGTTTGCATCTCCTGCACGCCCTCTCCCTGGGAATGGAGGGAGTACACAACGCGCGTGAATATCATGGCGACCTGCATATGGGAAACGTCATAATTCGGCGGCAGGGCATCGGTTTTAACATAAAGTTGTTGGATTTCTATGATTATGGCACCGCACGAGCCCATGATCTGCATGACGATGTTTGTGATTTGATCCGAATCTTCTATGATGCTATCGGAGGGAAGCAGTGGTACTCAAAGCATCCTCCTGAGGTCAAAGCCATTTGTCGAGGTTTAAAACGTTCGTTGATCCTACGCAAGTTTCGCACAGCTGGGCAGTTGCGTCAGTATTTGGACACGATGACTTGGTCGTAG
- a CDS encoding lamin tail domain-containing protein, whose amino-acid sequence MRIGKQFLTILSIVGMLSATMAIAPAAIIISQYYEGASFDKYIELHNTGPAAVDLAAGLYNLSHWSNAAREDWKTGGSPTGTQSLTGVIPVGGTYLVAHSSAATPAYALPADAADGGNGGVNFNGDDSSVLWTGAAYAFASVVDAFGATANAFGNTSYVRNANITSGTNLDFDASQWTQFSNDDVNNAATGTNQRLGEHSIIPEPASITLLIGCLGVMTIRRR is encoded by the coding sequence ATGCGAATCGGAAAACAGTTTCTAACAATACTCAGCATCGTGGGAATGCTTTCAGCGACAATGGCAATAGCACCAGCTGCCATCATAATTTCCCAATACTATGAAGGTGCCAGTTTCGACAAGTATATCGAGCTCCACAACACAGGTCCTGCAGCAGTTGACCTTGCTGCTGGCCTGTACAATCTCTCTCACTGGAGCAATGCGGCCCGCGAAGACTGGAAGACCGGTGGTTCACCAACGGGCACCCAAAGCCTAACCGGTGTCATACCAGTTGGAGGGACATACTTGGTTGCTCATTCATCTGCTGCCACTCCTGCCTATGCGCTCCCCGCCGATGCTGCCGATGGCGGCAACGGTGGAGTCAACTTCAACGGCGATGACAGTTCTGTCCTTTGGACCGGTGCAGCATATGCGTTTGCCAGTGTTGTCGACGCCTTCGGTGCAACTGCGAATGCCTTTGGAAACACCAGTTACGTTCGCAATGCCAATATCACCTCTGGTACAAATCTTGATTTCGATGCATCCCAATGGACACAATTCTCGAATGATGACGTGAACAATGCGGCCACTGGTACCAACCAGCGTCTGGGGGAGCATAGCATTATTCCCGAACCCGCCAGCATTACTCTGCTGATCGGTTGTCTAGGGGTAATGACCATTCGTCGTCGCTAA
- a CDS encoding endonuclease, with product MLLLLVSQQAAAAPYDPPATYYNSATGTGATLKSQLRTIISNMDGVSYGDARYSAPYTDQDPNNANNILLIYNRASVDGEWETSPLIWNREHIWPSSRLGVGSPSNGTTNIASDQFNLRPSDDGINSDRGNDPFGFDTTIGGYGPVGSYWYPGDADIGDVARAQFYMATRYTQLSLTDSFPSGEQMGDLSSLVAWHYRDVPDDFERRRNHAIYGLAGDGAPAINNPYRQENRNPYVDHPEYVWSVFKDQQNDSQLYVGASPSANGSSSQDVNLGSVLVGASVPSSQNVTLHKNGLDGTYYEVTPTGAATSSVSGRYNAFPILTSGTSSKNLSVGLNTTTATAGLRSGSIAIDNLDITTSGGSGRGANDGNDSINVTLSVLDHANPSFELASDINTLALDFGTVSMGSMAPTLDFDIANLVSTASFTAGLDLDSIVPAGDSSVLSTDLTTFTGASALDAGLTNSFTAMLDTSAVGMFSASYTLNFSDEDLAGAIGLGSLTLSLTGNVEAAFVESADFDEDGDIDGADFLIWQRGFGMGTSLATGDANNDMVVDGADLAIWQDQYGSLPESLVSAAAVPEPTAMALLALACLSLTQFGRGRFSEPENDCS from the coding sequence GTGCTTCTTCTGCTGGTGAGTCAGCAAGCGGCTGCCGCTCCGTACGATCCGCCGGCCACTTACTATAACTCTGCTACAGGCACGGGGGCGACACTCAAGTCGCAACTGCGCACCATCATCAGCAACATGGATGGGGTGAGTTACGGCGATGCCCGCTACTCGGCCCCCTATACCGACCAAGACCCGAACAATGCAAACAACATTCTGTTGATCTACAACCGGGCATCAGTAGATGGCGAATGGGAGACAAGTCCTCTCATCTGGAATCGCGAACACATCTGGCCTTCCTCGCGACTTGGTGTGGGTTCACCTAGTAACGGAACGACCAACATCGCATCCGATCAATTCAACTTGCGGCCCTCGGATGACGGAATCAATTCAGACCGGGGTAACGATCCTTTCGGCTTCGACACGACCATCGGCGGTTATGGTCCCGTGGGATCGTATTGGTATCCAGGAGACGCAGACATTGGGGATGTCGCCCGCGCGCAGTTTTACATGGCCACGCGTTACACCCAACTTTCCCTGACCGATTCGTTCCCTTCGGGCGAGCAGATGGGAGATCTTTCCTCACTCGTCGCTTGGCATTATCGCGATGTACCCGATGACTTTGAACGTCGCCGCAATCATGCCATCTATGGGCTAGCAGGCGACGGGGCTCCGGCGATCAACAATCCGTACCGCCAAGAGAACCGCAATCCTTACGTCGACCACCCCGAGTACGTTTGGTCGGTGTTTAAGGATCAGCAAAACGATTCGCAGCTTTACGTCGGAGCATCGCCTAGCGCAAATGGTAGCTCCTCCCAGGATGTGAATCTCGGAAGTGTCCTGGTAGGTGCATCTGTTCCTTCCTCCCAAAACGTGACCCTGCACAAAAATGGTCTGGATGGCACGTACTACGAAGTGACCCCCACAGGCGCTGCGACTTCCTCAGTTTCAGGCCGCTACAATGCATTTCCGATTCTTACTTCCGGCACGAGCAGCAAGAATCTTTCCGTAGGTCTCAATACGACTACGGCGACTGCGGGCCTTCGTTCGGGCAGCATTGCGATCGACAATCTCGACATCACCACTAGTGGCGGCAGCGGCCGTGGGGCCAACGATGGCAACGACTCGATCAACGTCACTCTAAGTGTGCTCGACCATGCCAACCCCTCCTTTGAGCTGGCAAGCGACATCAACACTCTCGCCTTGGATTTCGGTACAGTGTCCATGGGGAGTATGGCACCCACGCTGGACTTTGACATCGCCAACTTGGTGAGCACGGCCAGTTTTACGGCCGGCTTAGACCTCGATTCGATCGTCCCTGCCGGGGATTCGAGTGTGTTGAGTACCGATCTGACGACTTTCACGGGTGCCTCGGCCCTCGACGCAGGCCTGACAAATTCCTTCACGGCCATGCTCGATACCTCGGCAGTCGGCATGTTCTCAGCCAGCTACACGCTCAACTTCTCCGACGAAGACCTCGCCGGGGCGATCGGGCTGGGGAGCCTCACACTGAGTCTCACCGGAAATGTCGAGGCCGCTTTCGTCGAATCGGCCGACTTTGACGAGGATGGCGACATCGATGGCGCTGATTTCCTTATCTGGCAGCGAGGCTTCGGCATGGGGACCTCACTCGCTACCGGAGACGCCAATAACGATATGGTCGTCGACGGCGCCGATCTGGCCATCTGGCAGGACCAGTATGGTTCTTTGCCAGAGAGTCTGGTGAGTGCTGCTGCCGTTCCCGAACCCACGGCCATGGCACTTCTGGCCCTGGCCTGCCTGTCCCTAACCCAATTTGGCCGAGGTCGCTTCAGCGAGCCGGAAAATGACTGTTCTTAG
- a CDS encoding lamin tail domain-containing protein, whose protein sequence is MKRIKVEDSWVRRFYFASAFVACLTLVGGNTAFAQLEITEVMFNPIDDNVWEWIEVRNTGGSSVDLNGYLGFNLGDIELTAPNPTINNALAQNTVIGAGQVAVIYDANYGSGNAPMGNPNNFVDADFRSAWGLAPTVPLIGANFWPGLSNTTGSQGQSIGFWPDAATYAMDISPVEDPDNPGTFINRVTSFANTAFSLDYSGNYYIDLIPDPVPGPPFPADDGMSSITWTGNGSNQIGSNWTLSVSGSNGAVTSVPVQVPGFINSDADIGNPGIVPTGTPGTAGLYFSEIMFNPASPEDDWEWVELYNSTLSAVDLSGYIFDDDDNPEIATGNIASGSIAAGGTAILYNADDVSSADFAAAWGGSLNLVGVTTWPALGNSSGDAIVLKNGSGTTVASQSFLAADGFPNANGSSISPFDLSSDLADGGNWDLSLDGDSIGSFNANLVADPGGMVPLHAGGDVGSPGSFGVVVGIPGDFDMDGNVDGNDFLVWQRNPAVGNLSDWQSNYGTPLSATIGAVPEPATLVMLGLALMPLTCGRKR, encoded by the coding sequence ATGAAACGTATCAAAGTAGAAGACAGTTGGGTAAGACGATTCTATTTCGCAAGTGCCTTTGTTGCTTGCCTGACACTTGTGGGAGGCAACACCGCCTTTGCTCAATTGGAAATCACTGAGGTGATGTTCAATCCTATCGACGATAATGTTTGGGAATGGATTGAGGTCCGCAACACCGGGGGCTCTTCTGTCGATCTCAATGGTTATCTAGGTTTCAACCTGGGGGACATAGAACTTACTGCTCCCAATCCAACAATCAATAATGCCCTCGCTCAAAACACCGTGATTGGTGCTGGCCAAGTAGCTGTGATATACGACGCAAACTATGGGAGTGGAAATGCTCCTATGGGCAACCCAAATAATTTCGTCGACGCCGATTTCCGTAGTGCCTGGGGACTCGCACCTACCGTTCCTTTGATAGGAGCTAACTTTTGGCCAGGGCTTTCCAATACAACTGGAAGCCAGGGTCAATCGATCGGATTCTGGCCTGATGCAGCCACCTACGCAATGGACATTAGTCCTGTGGAAGACCCGGATAATCCCGGCACATTCATCAATCGTGTCACCAGTTTTGCCAATACAGCTTTCAGCCTCGACTACTCAGGTAACTATTACATCGATCTTATCCCAGACCCAGTCCCAGGCCCTCCCTTTCCGGCAGATGACGGAATGTCGTCAATTACCTGGACAGGTAATGGCAGCAATCAAATCGGCAGCAATTGGACATTGAGTGTCAGTGGCTCGAATGGAGCTGTTACAAGTGTTCCAGTTCAGGTTCCCGGATTTATCAACAGTGATGCAGACATTGGCAATCCAGGGATTGTACCGACAGGAACACCTGGGACTGCAGGTTTGTACTTTTCAGAAATCATGTTTAATCCCGCTAGCCCTGAAGACGACTGGGAATGGGTTGAACTCTACAATAGCACTCTCTCCGCAGTTGACCTGTCCGGATATATTTTTGATGATGACGACAACCCAGAAATTGCAACTGGAAACATTGCTTCCGGTTCAATTGCGGCGGGTGGCACAGCGATCCTTTATAATGCGGACGATGTTAGTTCCGCAGATTTTGCTGCTGCCTGGGGAGGATCGCTCAATCTAGTAGGAGTGACAACTTGGCCAGCTCTTGGCAATAGCAGCGGTGATGCAATCGTTTTAAAAAATGGATCGGGGACCACTGTAGCAAGCCAGTCTTTTCTAGCGGCAGACGGATTTCCTAATGCAAATGGTTCTTCGATCTCTCCGTTTGATTTAAGCTCTGATCTTGCCGATGGTGGTAACTGGGATCTTTCTCTCGACGGGGACTCCATTGGTTCTTTTAACGCCAACCTGGTGGCAGATCCTGGCGGGATGGTTCCACTGCATGCTGGAGGCGACGTTGGCAGCCCCGGTTCCTTTGGCGTAGTAGTTGGCATCCCTGGCGACTTCGACATGGACGGCAACGTGGATGGCAATGACTTCCTCGTCTGGCAGCGCAACCCCGCAGTCGGAAATCTCTCCGACTGGCAGAGCAACTACGGCACTCCCCTCTCGGCTACGATTGGTGCTGTCCCTGAGCCAGCGACCCTGGTCATGCTAGGCTTGGCTTTGATGCCGCTCACTTGTGGCCGTAAACGATAG